The following DNA comes from Anopheles arabiensis isolate DONGOLA chromosome 3, AaraD3, whole genome shotgun sequence.
CTCCAACCGAAGGAGGAGCTGATCGAGAGCAGCACATCGTCCAGGATGACCTCGCTGGAGGTTGGAGGTGGCGAGCATCATCAGGGGGCATTTATCGAGCAGCTGGATCACAGAAAAATCGCGCCCCGCAGGCGTTACTCACTTCCCGCAAACACTCCCAAAGCCATCGAAACGATTTCCGCACCATCAACGAACGACGGCGGTGAtgttgctgtggctgctgttggtggtgcttCTAGTGACGCCGTTCAGCCATCGGATGCGACGATCCGCACTAGCCATAACGattacgacgacgacgacgacgaaaagCCGACCCATATTGATACTGTGACATTGAAATGTGATTTAAATGATTACCTGATTAACCTTATAGATGTTAGCTGTAGTTTAGCACGGTCGGATGGTCGAGCCGGTTTGCCACCACGGAATGCTGTACCTTCGTCCCAGGGTAGTAAGATGGTGGCTCGTGATAATATCAGTTTGAAGGGCTCGAGCCGTCGTACGCACGGCGGGCCAACCTACACGCACTTCGACGAGCTTGTGCGCTGTACCGAGCGTGAGCGCGAATGGTTGCGACGTGGCCTATCGCACCGGCTGCCCCGGCTAAGGTTGTGCGGTGGTGGCGAAGATTCCATCAACAATGGTACCAGTGCGTGGGGTACGCCGCCTGGCGCTTCCAGCAACGGTGCGCTGAGCGCATGGGGCATGTTGCcaaatcagcagcagcagcagcagcagcaacaccaacagcaacagccatTAGCTCCGTCCGCTTGGAGCAGCGTTAACAGCAACAGTGGCCCaggaagcaacaacaacaacaaccctgGACCGAACGTCAATACTGCGAATGGCAATGGAAACGGTGCGAATGTTGCCCAGCAGCGTGGCGGAGGAGGCTCCTCCAACGCCGACCCAAATTCCAACAAAGCGAACGCTCAACCGACTTCCACCCCGAACGCTTGGAATGCCACCGTTAATCATGGGCGCCATGGTGCGAATGCAGCAGCCAATGTCGCGAACAACAACGGCAACCATCCACACGgccataataataataataatcagcaacagcagcagcagcagcagcaacaatcgcagcagcaacatgcaGCTAATATGGGTGCTAGCAATAACAATGGCGCCGGAAATGGAGCCGCGAAGAACCAGCTCGAGGTGCTCAGTACGATGCGCGATGCGCTGTTCAGTCAGGATGGTTGGGGCTGCCAGCATGTCAATCAGGACACGAACTGGGAGGTGCCGGGCTCACCCGAACCTCAGGGCGCTGCTGGCAatgctggcgctgctgccgttgccaAGCCAGAAGGTGCTGGACCGCACGGAACCGGCCCGAACGGAAGCTGGAAGGCACAAACCATGAACAACGGTACCGAGCTGTGGGAAACCAATCTACgcaacggtggcggtggaccCCAtctccagcaacagcagcagcaacagcagcagcaacagcaacaacaacaagctcaACAGCATCTGGCACAAGCGAAGGCTGCCCCATGGGTTCCGACGAACAATCTCGGCGGAACTTGGATGGAAGACGATGAAGCTGCCGGTGGTGCACCGGGTGGTACGGATGCGGCTGCTAGCGTATGGAATGGCAGTGCGGCTGCAATCGTCGCGGGCACGGCCGTAGGACCAGGCGTTGGTCCCGCTCCATCCTGGGGTGCTCTTAACAATGGCAATGTTGTGCCGGCTCCACCGGCGGCTGCAACGGCTGCAGGGGGAATGTGGCCTACGGGTGGCAATACGCCCGCCATCACAACAGCGGGAGCCCCCAGCGCGGGATCCATGAACAATCCGCAAATGGCTGCAATCGGTGTGAAGAAAGATCTGAACGAATGGGGAGCCGGTGGCGGCGTGGGCCAAGTGGGAGCTGTTGGTTCAGGCTCGATCGGCGTCCCCGGTGGCCCGGCACAAGGCGGTTGGGGGGCAGATGCACGAGCAGCGGCGGGCGTTGCGGGAGCTTTACCGTCCGTTGGCGGTGGTGCAAACGTGAACGGACCAACGGCGGGTGGCTTCAACATTGGCTCtacgctcggtgcggctgccGATGGACTTCGTGGCGATCCACGGGGCATTTCCGGACGGCTCAATGGTGCGGCTGCCGGCAGTATGTGGGGAGCGGGAGTTCCCGACCAACGATCGATGTCTGCTGGAGCGGGCGGAGGTGCTGTGCTGCCGGGAGCGGTAAGcgctgttggtggtggacAGCAGCAGTGGGGCGGAAATGGCAACGCAGGGCCAGCCAAGCTGCCCACAGGTGGTTGGGACGATGGCAGACCGTCCGCACTGGACGATGCGCCCTGGGGACAGGGCAATGCGGTCGGTGCTGGCGGTCCGGGAGCACTGGCCAGGCAGAACTCGGCCGGCTGGAAGGATGTATCCGATGTGATGATGCGTCCGGGGGCAGGAGCTCCCGGCGGCGGTCCTATGCAACAACGCAATCAGCAGCAGGGCGGAGGGGCGGGGCCGTTCGGTCCGGTTCCGATCCCATCCGGCGCTGGCAGCGGTGTGCGGGGCTCTCTCGGCAAGGACGGCATGTGGGGCGGTCAGGTGCAAGGCATGGTACGGAACGGTTCGTGGGAAGACTCGGTCACCGGAGGGGGCTGGGGCGATGAGAAGGGTGGTGGCTCCTGGAATATGGATCTCGGCTCGAACGGTGGTGCAGGCTGGAATAAAACGCCGGTCACCCCGAAATCCGCCGGCATTGGATGGCCGGATCCCAACGATCTGACCGGCCCTGGCATGGATTGGGGTGGGCTCGGTGGTAAGCCCTCGGTCGGTGGTGCAAACAAACCGCCCGCTGCGCTGAACAATCCGTTGGAATATATCCGCGCCAGCAAGGAGTACCGGCTGCTGTGCGAGATGGGCCACAAGAAGGAGGACGTCGAGTTTGCCCTGCGTACGACCAGCATGAACATTGACGAGGCGATGGAACTGTTGCGTCATGGGGCATCTGTGGCCGGATTATCCAGTGGATGGCGTCGCACACTGTCCGAGGATCATACTGGCGGGCTCGGAATGGGTTTCGATGGTCCGTACTCGGGCCGCATACCACCGCTGAATCATGCGGCCAGTGGATTGTCTTACTCACAGGTAAGAGGCGAGATTGTCGTGGTAAAATGCCAAATTATCCATAAACACCCGCATTTTCTGTATCGTTTTCTATCCCCGTCAGAACAATCAACAAAACATGCTGAACAACATCCCAGGTGGTGGTCCAGTGGGTGGACTCGGCCTCGACGGTACCGGGCCGGCTAATCTCATGGCACTGAACAATCTAAAATATCTCTCGCAGGGCGCTGGTGGCGCTGGTGGCGCCACGATGGCACCCTTCAATCATAACTCTCTGCTGCCACCTGGTGGTCGCGGACCAAACCAGCAGTCCCaggcacaccagcagcagcagcagcagttggcagcagcggcagcagcacaaccCACCAACCAGCAGCTTCGTGTGCTGGTTCATCAGATCCAGTTGGCGGTGCAGAATGGTTTCCTAAACCATCAGATCCTCAACCAACCGCTGGCACCGCAAACATTCATCCTGTTAAACCAGTTGCTCACTCACATAAAGGTAAGCAGCAAGCGAGTGGTCCTCCAGGCGAACGTGTTGTTAGCTGACGTTTCCTTGCTTCCGTTTCAGCAAATGCAAATAACTCAAAGCAACTTGGCCCGCAGTGGTGCAACGGGCGGCGTGAGCGCCGTTCAGATGACACTGGCGGTTAACAAGCATAAGTCGCAGATTGcccagctccagcagcagatCGTTACCCAGCAGAGCATTTACttgaagcagcaacagcagcagcaacagggacATCAAGGATCGATGGGACCGCCGCCACCATTAATGCCGGGCTCGAACCCGAACGCTGCGCTCGGTTTGGACTTTatgcgccagcagcagcagcagcagcagcaccagcagcaagaTCTCATGGCATTGCAAAGCACCTTCGGCGAGATGGGGCTCGGCAAGGATCCAATCATCACGTCCACCGGTAGCGTCTTCCCGCCACCGATCGTTcccgtacagcagcagcagcagcatgccgTCGTGTCGGCAGCTGCCGGCAACGTCGTTGTCAGTGGCAGCACTAGTCAGCAGTCTCGCTTAAACCAGTGGAAGCTTCCGTCGCTCGACAAGGATCCGACCGCTGGTAAAGATGATCTCACCGATTTTTCGCGCGCTCCCGGTCCGTCGGCGGGCAAATCAGCGCTAACCTCTACCACTACCAGCACTAATATAAGCTCTCTAGGTCTCGTGCAAGATGGGTACGTGTTGTTGCCATAGCAAACGGAGCATactggagagagagagggatatTGATTgacctttcttttcttttcgtctctATGTCTACTCGATACACAGAACCTGGACTACCGGTCGTACAAATCTAGCCGATGGTTGGCCAGAGCAAACCGGTGATACCGATAGCAAAGACTGGACAACGGCCACCAACGCTGCTTCGCAGGACAGTTCCGCTTTCACAGACCTAGTACCTGAGTTTGAACCGGGCAAACCATGGAAGGTAGGTGTCCAGAATTATCCTTCTCCCCAGGAACTGCGATTTTTATCGTCCCTTCTATTTGCAAATGCAGGGAACACAGCTTAAGATTGAAGATGATCCTAGTATTACACCGGGCAGCGTCGCCCGTTCGCCACTCTCGATTGCCACCGCCAAAGACTCCGAGCtgttcggtggtggtggtgttgtatcGGTCGCTGAGAAGGCGTCGCCTACCGTAGCCGATGGTGGA
Coding sequences within:
- the LOC120902123 gene encoding protein Gawky-like; the encoded protein is METINRRQLQPKEELIESSTSSRMTSLEVGGGEHHQGAFIEQLDHRKIAPRRRYSLPANTPKAIETISAPSTNDGGDVAVAAVGGASSDAVQPSDATIRTSHNDYDDDDDEKPTHIDTVTLKCDLNDYLINLIDVSCSLARSDGRAGLPPRNAVPSSQGSKMVARDNISLKGSSRRTHGGPTYTHFDELVRCTEREREWLRRGLSHRLPRLRLCGGGEDSINNGTSAWGTPPGASSNGALSAWGMLPNQQQQQQQQHQQQQPLAPSAWSSVNSNSGPGSNNNNNPGPNVNTANGNGNGANVAQQRGGGGSSNADPNSNKANAQPTSTPNAWNATVNHGRHGANAAANVANNNGNHPHGHNNNNNQQQQQQQQQQSQQQHAANMGASNNNGAGNGAAKNQLEVLSTMRDALFSQDGWGCQHVNQDTNWEVPGSPEPQGAAGNAGAAAVAKPEGAGPHGTGPNGSWKAQTMNNGTELWETNLRNGGGGPHLQQQQQQQQQQQQQQQAQQHLAQAKAAPWVPTNNLGGTWMEDDEAAGGAPGGTDAAASVWNGSAAAIVAGTAVGPGVGPAPSWGALNNGNVVPAPPAAATAAGGMWPTGGNTPAITTAGAPSAGSMNNPQMAAIGVKKDLNEWGAGGGVGQVGAVGSGSIGVPGGPAQGGWGADARAAAGVAGALPSVGGGANVNGPTAGGFNIGSTLGAAADGLRGDPRGISGRLNGAAAGSMWGAGVPDQRSMSAGAGGGAVLPGAVSAVGGGQQQWGGNGNAGPAKLPTGGWDDGRPSALDDAPWGQGNAVGAGGPGALARQNSAGWKDVSDVMMRPGAGAPGGGPMQQRNQQQGGGAGPFGPVPIPSGAGSGVRGSLGKDGMWGGQVQGMVRNGSWEDSVTGGGWGDEKGGGSWNMDLGSNGGAGWNKTPVTPKSAGIGWPDPNDLTGPGMDWGGLGGKPSVGGANKPPAALNNPLEYIRASKEYRLLCEMGHKKEDVEFALRTTSMNIDEAMELLRHGASVAGLSSGWRRTLSEDHTGGLGMGFDGPYSGRIPPLNHAASGLSYSQNNQQNMLNNIPGGGPVGGLGLDGTGPANLMALNNLKYLSQGAGGAGGATMAPFNHNSLLPPGGRGPNQQSQAHQQQQQQLAAAAAAQPTNQQLRVLVHQIQLAVQNGFLNHQILNQPLAPQTFILLNQLLTHIKQMQITQSNLARSGATGGVSAVQMTLAVNKHKSQIAQLQQQIVTQQSIYLKQQQQQQQGHQGSMGPPPPLMPGSNPNAALGLDFMRQQQQQQQHQQQDLMALQSTFGEMGLGKDPIITSTGSVFPPPIVPVQQQQQHAVVSAAAGNVVVSGSTSQQSRLNQWKLPSLDKDPTAGKDDLTDFSRAPGPSAGKSALTSTTTSTNISSLGLVQDGTWTTGRTNLADGWPEQTGDTDSKDWTTATNAASQDSSAFTDLVPEFEPGKPWKGTQLKIEDDPSITPGSVARSPLSIATAKDSELFGGGGVVSVAEKASPTVADGGGLNLTSSAWSFNTASLTSAANGNGGGSGGNKPLAGKSVWSDSSAGGGSGSNNAAAVDVWCTPITKPSATRGPPPGLGGPAANKSGNAGTAAGTQQQRGAGWSTGTSWLLLKNFTSQIDASTLRTLCMQHGPILTFHSYPAHGLALCRYATREEAAKAQQALNNCTLGSSTISAECPASESEVQTYLQQLGGAAAAASVAVSISASSLTSPTWRQERTSSSSGADTWGSGWAIGGSSGASGAGAAAANLWAPLDAGTDSGTPTSLNSFLPDSLLGPELN